A part of Thermotoga petrophila RKU-1 genomic DNA contains:
- a CDS encoding radical SAM protein, whose protein sequence is MKILKRVGKEEVAYVYLGETSRGNLVEFVESIQPPIPREKKWVLIVSTLAGCPVGCLMCDAGGFYKGKLSADEIFEQIDFLVKSRYPNGRIPSEKFKIQFARMGEPALNEAVLDVLKELPVRYEAPGLMPSISTVAPHGTDSFFEELLKIKEKHYRGKFQLQFSIHSTDEKERDRIIPVKKWSLDKISEFGKRFVKENDRKITLNFAVAQEYSLDPEVIIEVFDPEKFLVKITPVNPTYRSKENNLNSDVDVERKGLLKHQNFIEELKNAGFEVILSIGELEENKIGSNCGQYVQRHLMSEKKIVDGYQYV, encoded by the coding sequence GTGAAAATTCTCAAGAGAGTGGGAAAAGAAGAAGTCGCATACGTGTATCTTGGAGAAACTTCCAGAGGGAATCTGGTGGAATTCGTTGAATCGATTCAGCCGCCCATTCCCCGCGAAAAGAAATGGGTTCTTATTGTTTCAACACTCGCTGGATGTCCCGTGGGATGTCTCATGTGCGACGCAGGAGGTTTTTACAAAGGTAAACTCTCCGCCGATGAAATCTTCGAACAGATCGATTTTCTGGTGAAGAGCAGGTACCCAAACGGAAGGATCCCTTCGGAGAAGTTCAAAATACAGTTTGCAAGGATGGGAGAACCCGCCCTAAACGAAGCCGTTCTCGATGTTCTGAAGGAACTTCCAGTAAGGTACGAAGCGCCTGGACTGATGCCTTCGATTTCCACAGTCGCCCCTCACGGGACGGATTCTTTCTTCGAAGAGCTTCTTAAAATAAAGGAAAAACACTATAGAGGTAAGTTCCAGCTTCAGTTTTCCATTCACTCCACAGACGAGAAAGAAAGAGATCGGATCATTCCCGTAAAAAAATGGTCTCTCGACAAGATATCAGAGTTCGGAAAGCGGTTTGTGAAAGAAAACGACAGAAAAATCACCTTGAATTTCGCTGTGGCACAAGAGTACTCGCTGGACCCGGAAGTGATCATAGAAGTCTTCGATCCTGAGAAGTTCCTTGTGAAAATCACACCGGTGAACCCTACCTATCGTTCAAAGGAGAACAATCTGAATTCAGATGTTGACGTCGAAAGAAAAGGACTTCTGAAGCATCAGAACTTCATAGAAGAGCTCAAAAACGCTGGTTTTGAGGTGATCCTGAGTATCGGTGAACTCGAGGAGAACAAGATCGGCAGCAACTGCGGTCAATACGTCCAGAGACACTTGATGAGCGAAAAAAAGATCGTGGATGGTTACCAGTACGTGTGA
- a CDS encoding isochorismatase family protein produces MFYFPEREKKRFTLKRPALLIIDLQSYFTSPDSPAYLRGVEVAIENIRKLKISFERAKLPVIATVHVGASPMMKKWWGNEVDKRWAVPVFSDVLLFEKNTYDAFYSTKLEEELRSRNVNQLIITGVMTHLCCETTARSAFVRNFEVIMVEDALWDKNEWYHFSSLKNLAHGVAYIAKTEEILCALESLEQGQQE; encoded by the coding sequence ATGTTTTATTTCCCAGAAAGAGAAAAGAAAAGATTCACTTTGAAAAGGCCAGCACTTCTCATCATCGATCTTCAAAGTTATTTCACCTCTCCTGACTCCCCAGCATACCTCCGGGGAGTGGAGGTTGCTATCGAAAACATCAGAAAACTGAAGATCTCCTTCGAAAGAGCGAAACTTCCCGTGATAGCCACAGTCCACGTAGGAGCGTCCCCGATGATGAAGAAGTGGTGGGGAAACGAAGTGGATAAAAGGTGGGCCGTTCCCGTTTTTTCCGATGTTCTTCTTTTTGAAAAGAACACGTACGACGCGTTTTATTCAACGAAACTCGAAGAGGAGCTCAGATCAAGAAACGTCAACCAGCTGATCATAACAGGTGTGATGACACATCTTTGCTGTGAAACTACAGCCCGAAGCGCTTTTGTGAGAAACTTCGAAGTGATAATGGTGGAGGACGCGCTGTGGGATAAAAACGAATGGTACCACTTCTCTTCACTGAAAAACCTGGCACATGGAGTCGCGTACATCGCAAAGACGGAGGAGATCCTGTGCGCGTTGGAATCGTTGGAGCAGGGCCAGCAGGAGTAG
- a CDS encoding NAD(P)/FAD-dependent oxidoreductase, whose product MRVGIVGAGPAGVAAAVFLRRYNVHVTVFEKNRVGGLLRNAHLVENIPVLPPAPGEEICKTLEKRLFESGAELIREEVVKVENEKILTERETYSFDYVIVASGTIPKRIPEFEVSKNVVYEFIDLPEFEQLAIYGAGDAAFDSALNALRRGKEVHLFNRGSRIRALPLLVERAKKYEKFYYHERCPILKVEEEGKMVKLKTEHGVFTFDALLLSVGRVPNTSFVEPGERTFIVGDARGGFRQTSIAMGSAIETAMEILRREGTV is encoded by the coding sequence GTGCGCGTTGGAATCGTTGGAGCAGGGCCAGCAGGAGTAGCAGCCGCTGTGTTTCTGAGGAGGTACAACGTTCACGTTACAGTGTTCGAAAAAAACAGGGTGGGGGGACTTTTGCGGAACGCCCATCTCGTTGAAAACATCCCGGTTTTGCCTCCAGCCCCCGGTGAAGAGATCTGCAAAACACTGGAGAAAAGATTATTTGAATCTGGTGCTGAACTCATAAGGGAAGAAGTTGTAAAGGTGGAAAACGAAAAGATTCTGACAGAAAGAGAAACTTATTCGTTCGATTACGTGATCGTTGCAAGTGGCACGATTCCAAAGAGGATTCCAGAGTTCGAAGTATCTAAGAATGTGGTCTATGAATTCATCGATCTTCCAGAATTCGAGCAACTCGCAATCTATGGAGCAGGAGACGCTGCATTCGACAGCGCTTTGAACGCTCTCAGGAGAGGAAAAGAGGTACATCTTTTCAACAGAGGCAGCAGAATCAGAGCGCTTCCCCTCCTGGTCGAGAGAGCGAAAAAATACGAGAAATTCTATTATCATGAAAGATGCCCCATCCTCAAGGTGGAAGAAGAGGGCAAAATGGTTAAACTGAAAACAGAACACGGTGTTTTCACCTTCGACGCTCTCCTTTTGTCTGTGGGCAGGGTCCCAAATACTTCTTTCGTTGAACCTGGAGAAAGAACTTTCATTGTTGGGGATGCGAGAGGTGGTTTCAGACAGACATCGATAGCGATGGGCAGTGCCATCGAAACAGCGATGGAGATCCTGAGAAGAGAGGGAACAGTATGA
- a CDS encoding MBL fold metallo-hydrolase yields the protein MKVSRYTTSPPFDVNTYVFEIDGTLYVIDPGEGISQFVSKPVVVLVTHGHCDHISGILELDVRGLFISPEDAFTLTDPAANLSSDFMDHSVIVDLPWENIDLHFRTLKVPGHTKGSRFIIFDGVVFTGDTVFADTIGRIDLGGSEEKMKTTLKKVKEFFKNLPEDWLVCPGHGEITTVGDLLKRNIFLGR from the coding sequence ATGAAAGTCAGCAGATACACAACTTCGCCGCCGTTCGATGTGAACACCTACGTGTTTGAGATTGATGGTACTCTCTACGTGATAGATCCAGGAGAAGGGATCTCTCAATTCGTCAGCAAGCCAGTCGTTGTCCTCGTCACACACGGCCACTGTGACCACATATCGGGAATCCTGGAACTGGATGTGAGAGGTCTTTTCATCTCTCCCGAAGACGCCTTCACGCTGACAGATCCTGCCGCGAACCTTTCCAGTGATTTCATGGACCATTCGGTGATCGTCGATCTTCCATGGGAGAACATCGATCTTCATTTCAGAACCCTTAAGGTGCCAGGTCACACAAAAGGGTCTCGATTCATCATCTTCGACGGAGTGGTTTTCACCGGAGATACGGTCTTTGCCGACACGATCGGAAGAATAGACCTTGGAGGATCGGAAGAGAAAATGAAAACCACGCTGAAAAAGGTGAAAGAGTTCTTCAAAAATCTTCCAGAGGACTGGCTCGTGTGTCCGGGCCACGGCGAGATCACAACTGTGGGAGATCTTCTGAAAAGGAACATATTCCTGGGGAGGTAA
- a CDS encoding flagellin, with protein sequence MRVNDVSLMRYIQQLSLERKAPTPGSFLFNTVSELTIQQKLRGQIEGYKTTLSQIYNGIGLLNTADSGLESISTSLQRARELAVQASNATLTDVERSMTQKEYEEIMRGVKRIIQQTTYNEQRVLAGDVRNLVIQTGPNEGQNVTVNIPNLEETLSELFEVDLSTFEGAQRSLETIDQALENISQIRGNVGSWMNRLESSARSVMNSYTELFKTESLFEPNVAELLLESTKEDILRQTALTGILFRMENAGNVLKLLM encoded by the coding sequence ATGAGGGTGAACGATGTAAGTCTGATGCGGTACATTCAGCAACTCAGCCTTGAAAGAAAAGCCCCCACACCGGGAAGTTTTCTCTTCAACACAGTATCCGAACTTACCATTCAGCAGAAATTGAGAGGACAGATAGAAGGATACAAAACGACACTTTCACAAATATACAACGGAATAGGTCTTCTGAACACGGCCGATTCGGGACTTGAAAGCATATCAACATCGCTTCAGAGGGCAAGAGAACTCGCCGTTCAGGCTTCGAACGCTACTCTCACAGACGTAGAAAGATCCATGACACAGAAAGAATACGAAGAAATAATGCGCGGTGTGAAAAGGATTATCCAGCAGACAACTTACAACGAACAGAGGGTGCTCGCTGGAGACGTTCGAAACCTTGTGATCCAGACGGGACCCAATGAAGGACAGAACGTAACGGTGAACATACCAAACCTCGAAGAGACTCTCTCCGAACTGTTTGAAGTGGACCTTTCCACCTTCGAAGGAGCACAAAGATCTCTTGAAACCATAGATCAAGCTCTGGAAAACATCTCTCAGATCAGAGGAAACGTTGGATCCTGGATGAACAGGCTGGAGTCTTCAGCGAGAAGTGTGATGAACAGCTACACGGAGCTCTTCAAAACAGAAAGCCTTTTCGAACCGAACGTGGCAGAACTTCTCCTCGAGTCAACGAAGGAAGACATTTTGAGACAGACGGCACTGACCGGAATTCTCTTCAGAATGGAAAATGCGGGAAACGTACTCAAACTCTTGATGTAG
- a CDS encoding MFS transporter: protein MSRKKAFLFIVLLGLVSLFADVTYEGARSIIGPFMKTLGASAAALGFAVGLGELTGYAFRLISGILSDKTRKYWLFTILGYAINLFAVPALALAGNWQTALVLIIAERFGKALRTPARDVLLSFASEEVGMGKGFGIHEALDQIGAILGPLALTFALAFGKSYRFCFFILLIPALVAMVLLLTARITFPAPQEMKKRKDNPVDRNLGKTYWFYLAIVSMVAFAFVDFPIIAYHMKSFEVTKDFFAPATYSLAMAVDAVAALVFGHLFDKKGFVALAYALLLSSFFPLLSFSNSFPLIFAGVILWGIGMGAQESIMRAVVAKIVPAEKRGFAYGMFFTVYGVFWFSGSWIMGTLYDINRFYLILFSFVIQFAAALLLLRMKRYEW from the coding sequence ATGTCCAGAAAAAAGGCCTTTCTATTCATCGTGCTTTTGGGGCTGGTCAGTCTCTTCGCGGACGTTACTTACGAAGGGGCAAGGAGCATCATTGGACCGTTCATGAAGACACTGGGAGCGAGCGCCGCCGCTCTTGGATTTGCCGTAGGACTCGGTGAGCTCACAGGATACGCCTTCAGATTGATTTCGGGAATTCTGAGCGATAAGACACGGAAGTACTGGCTTTTCACCATCCTGGGATACGCGATAAATCTCTTTGCGGTACCGGCTCTCGCACTTGCAGGAAACTGGCAGACAGCGCTTGTTCTCATCATCGCCGAAAGATTTGGGAAGGCCCTGAGAACTCCCGCAAGGGATGTCTTGCTCTCTTTCGCTTCTGAAGAAGTTGGAATGGGCAAAGGCTTTGGCATTCATGAGGCACTAGATCAGATCGGTGCCATCTTGGGACCTCTTGCGCTCACATTCGCCCTCGCATTTGGAAAAAGTTACAGATTTTGCTTTTTCATCCTTCTCATACCGGCTCTCGTTGCAATGGTTCTTCTCCTCACGGCACGTATAACTTTCCCAGCTCCTCAGGAAATGAAGAAGAGAAAAGACAATCCAGTGGATCGAAATCTGGGAAAGACTTACTGGTTCTATCTTGCCATCGTTTCGATGGTGGCCTTTGCCTTCGTTGATTTTCCTATCATCGCATACCACATGAAGAGTTTTGAAGTCACGAAAGATTTCTTCGCCCCTGCGACTTACTCACTCGCGATGGCCGTGGATGCGGTGGCTGCGCTGGTTTTCGGTCATTTGTTCGATAAAAAGGGTTTCGTTGCCCTGGCCTACGCGCTTCTTCTCTCTTCTTTCTTTCCCTTGCTTTCTTTTTCGAACAGTTTTCCGCTCATCTTTGCCGGAGTGATTCTCTGGGGAATCGGTATGGGAGCGCAGGAATCGATCATGAGAGCGGTTGTAGCGAAGATCGTACCTGCAGAAAAGCGTGGATTCGCTTACGGAATGTTCTTCACCGTGTACGGTGTTTTCTGGTTCTCTGGATCGTGGATCATGGGAACGCTCTACGATATCAACCGGTTCTATCTGATACTGTTCTCTTTCGTAATACAGTTTGCAGCGGCTCTGCTCCTTCTTAGAATGAAAAGATACGAATGGTGA